One window from the genome of Pedobacter schmidteae encodes:
- a CDS encoding TlpA disulfide reductase family protein, translating to MDKIFGPIVDAKMHGTDTVMKEVAGVDLNIRLVPEIMAHLNWRQLITELMFAKMRAGQLKVRNSHTWIADFGNAIENQKLKEAYIVASLSYSVSMGDMVSIQREIKAALPLVKKPANIAKIKGLKPKIDMAMNLYKTALPGTDMSQFTFQNANGEQVSIKDFKGKLVFVDIWNTGCKPCIAEIPYLKHLEHEMQGKDIVFLSVSCDYDLASWKRFLQKRNMTGQQLIMIGKKDTFFNKIGGGGIPRFVILDKEGKMLDYNCKRPSNPVLNIYLTELLNQPQS from the coding sequence TTGGATAAAATATTTGGGCCGATTGTGGATGCAAAGATGCATGGTACGGATACGGTGATGAAGGAAGTTGCTGGTGTTGATTTGAATATTCGTTTAGTGCCTGAGATTATGGCACATCTCAATTGGAGACAATTGATTACCGAGTTGATGTTTGCTAAAATGAGAGCCGGGCAATTGAAAGTACGTAATTCGCACACCTGGATAGCTGATTTTGGCAATGCGATCGAAAATCAAAAATTAAAAGAAGCTTATATAGTAGCTAGCCTTAGTTATTCGGTATCAATGGGAGACATGGTGTCCATTCAAAGGGAAATTAAGGCCGCTTTGCCTTTGGTCAAAAAACCTGCTAATATTGCCAAAATAAAAGGTTTGAAGCCAAAAATAGATATGGCGATGAATCTTTATAAAACTGCTTTACCGGGCACGGATATGAGCCAATTTACATTTCAAAATGCGAATGGCGAACAAGTGTCTATTAAAGATTTTAAAGGCAAATTGGTTTTTGTTGACATCTGGAATACAGGCTGTAAGCCTTGCATAGCTGAAATACCTTATTTAAAGCATTTAGAACATGAAATGCAAGGCAAAGACATTGTTTTCCTTTCTGTTTCCTGCGATTATGATCTAGCATCATGGAAAAGATTTTTGCAGAAACGTAATATGACTGGTCAGCAGTTAATTATGATTGGTAAAAAAGATACGTTTTTTAATAAAATTGGAGGAGGAGGAATTCCACGTTTCGTGATTTTAGACAAAGAGGGTAAAATGCTGGATTATAACTGTAAACGTCCTTCCAATCCTGTACTGAATATTTATTTGACCGAACTACTAAACCAACCACAATCATGA
- a CDS encoding alpha/beta hydrolase, with the protein MATQKKISFQNTNNNNITMSAFINFPGGFEESKKYPVVVVSHPGGGVKEQASGLYAGKVADKGFITIAYDASYQGESTGEPRQLENPYIRTEDISAVIDYLTTLPYIDTDKIGAMGICAGAGYTANAAINDHRIKAVGMVSAVNIGQMFRNGWTNTVKDADALPYLLAGVDARTKDANGTEIVTMPLAPMREEDAPNEELRGAWEYYHTDRCQWPTAPGFATTRNLTQIITYDAYNKAEAFFTQPLLAVVGSNAGSAWMSEDLVKRAASSDKKLHIIEGPNHMDFYDVPQYVDAAVEQLGTFFNDKL; encoded by the coding sequence ATGGCAACGCAAAAGAAAATCAGTTTTCAAAACACCAACAACAATAACATTACTATGTCAGCATTCATCAACTTCCCTGGAGGTTTTGAGGAAAGCAAAAAATATCCTGTAGTGGTTGTTTCCCATCCAGGTGGTGGTGTTAAAGAACAGGCTTCAGGCCTGTATGCAGGTAAAGTAGCAGATAAAGGATTCATCACCATTGCCTACGATGCTTCTTACCAGGGAGAAAGCACAGGTGAACCACGCCAGCTGGAAAACCCTTATATCCGTACAGAAGACATTAGTGCTGTAATCGACTACCTGACCACGCTTCCTTACATTGATACCGACAAAATTGGTGCAATGGGTATCTGTGCAGGTGCAGGTTATACCGCCAATGCAGCAATTAACGACCACCGTATCAAAGCCGTTGGAATGGTAAGTGCCGTTAACATCGGCCAGATGTTCCGTAACGGCTGGACCAATACCGTAAAAGATGCCGATGCACTTCCTTATTTACTGGCAGGTGTTGATGCAAGAACCAAAGATGCAAACGGAACAGAAATCGTAACAATGCCCCTGGCACCAATGCGCGAGGAAGATGCCCCTAACGAAGAATTAAGAGGCGCATGGGAATATTACCATACCGATCGATGCCAGTGGCCTACAGCACCTGGATTTGCAACCACAAGAAACCTGACACAGATCATCACTTACGATGCCTATAACAAAGCCGAAGCTTTCTTCACCCAGCCTTTATTGGCCGTAGTAGGCAGCAATGCAGGAAGCGCATGGATGAGCGAAGACCTCGTAAAACGTGCTGCAAGCAGCGATAAAAAACTACACATAATAGAAGGGCCAAATCACATGGATTTCTATGATGTGCCCCAATATGTGGATGCGGCAGTAGAACAATTGGGAACTTTTTTTAACGATAAACTGTAA
- a CDS encoding NAD(P)H-binding protein, with protein sequence MATKVLVLGANGAIAQHVVEFLKEDKNIALTLFARKAAKLNKYASLTKILEGDVLNTAQLNAVIEGQDIVYANLSGQVDKMAGEIVKSMEANGIKRLIFVTSLGIYQEVAGKFGQWNERMIGQDLIPYRHAADIIENSTLDYTVVRPSWLTDKNETTFETTQKGEPFIGTEVARKAVAAYITDIIQTPGKDVKASVGLNKPGVYGDKPDFY encoded by the coding sequence ATGGCAACAAAAGTATTGGTGCTGGGCGCAAACGGAGCCATTGCACAGCACGTAGTTGAATTTCTAAAAGAAGATAAAAACATAGCGCTAACCCTGTTTGCAAGGAAAGCTGCAAAATTGAACAAATATGCATCACTCACAAAGATCCTTGAAGGTGATGTACTGAACACAGCACAATTAAACGCAGTAATAGAAGGTCAGGATATCGTTTATGCGAACCTGAGCGGACAGGTTGATAAAATGGCAGGTGAAATTGTTAAATCCATGGAGGCCAATGGCATAAAACGGCTCATATTCGTCACCTCATTGGGTATTTACCAGGAAGTGGCAGGAAAATTTGGTCAATGGAACGAAAGGATGATCGGCCAGGATCTGATTCCCTACCGACATGCTGCCGATATCATTGAAAACTCCACATTGGATTATACCGTAGTACGCCCCTCATGGCTAACCGATAAGAACGAAACAACATTTGAGACCACACAAAAAGGAGAACCATTTATAGGAACAGAGGTCGCAAGAAAAGCCGTCGCCGCCTATATCACCGACATTATCCAGACACCGGGAAAAGACGTAAAGGCAAGCGTAGGTCTGAATAAGCCGGGAGTTTACGGTGATAAGCCAGACTTCTACTAA
- a CDS encoding PKD-like family lipoprotein, with product MKKYNYCFAVLAAIVLFFFGCTKDKGNYTYENLSTSFVDTAAMKRTFFIKQNETVELDAVNTPTAPGNLAYEWRLIRDINTPDPVTGGFFNKQLGTNKKLSYKVVDAPGSYVLVLYVKDNANGGITQMIKMRFTIGSYASPGWMVLHGDNSNSDISIIVNNKLLGNLLPANTDYVQPNVFSETNGTKIPGEGANVIYMPQNWVTVFTKTNQGGYRVSADDLRIKNSYSDMFISPLSPSEIEYQAYAGWSFNELLINKGSLYFIPQPTPTLYNQFGVRCFGENYVAAPFIANVFSVSYYGVIYDMSNKRFLYIDFQRNVKKFKPWTGATTAKFDMNNVGKEMVYAEHGFAKGWFCVMQDQGNPNSRELFVCNFDKTDDGNRGIDRISTISNATDLNNAKFFAFGNKANVMYYATDTKIYQNNYAGDSQSTLRYNISTSYPGSVITSMKLLKVNLHANDGKVLYVALYNPATKAGTLLQIDVDEVSGVFGAIKAYTGFGKISGMNYKTN from the coding sequence ATGAAAAAATATAATTATTGTTTTGCGGTATTAGCTGCAATTGTGTTGTTTTTCTTTGGTTGTACCAAAGATAAGGGCAACTATACCTATGAAAATTTGAGTACCAGCTTTGTGGATACAGCTGCAATGAAGCGGACTTTTTTTATTAAACAAAATGAAACCGTTGAGCTGGATGCAGTGAATACTCCAACGGCCCCGGGAAATTTAGCTTATGAGTGGCGCTTGATCCGGGACATTAATACCCCGGATCCGGTAACAGGCGGTTTTTTTAACAAGCAATTGGGCACCAATAAGAAGTTGTCTTATAAGGTAGTTGATGCACCAGGAAGTTATGTGCTGGTGTTGTATGTAAAGGACAATGCGAATGGCGGTATTACACAAATGATTAAGATGCGATTTACGATTGGCTCTTATGCATCACCTGGATGGATGGTGTTGCACGGAGATAATTCAAATAGCGATATCAGTATCATCGTGAATAATAAACTGCTGGGGAATCTGTTGCCTGCCAATACAGACTATGTTCAGCCAAATGTGTTTTCGGAAACCAATGGTACAAAAATACCGGGTGAAGGTGCTAATGTGATTTATATGCCACAAAATTGGGTGACGGTATTTACCAAAACGAATCAGGGGGGGTACCGGGTAAGTGCTGATGATCTGCGCATTAAAAATTCTTATAGCGATATGTTTATTAGTCCACTCTCGCCTTCCGAAATTGAGTATCAGGCTTATGCAGGTTGGAGTTTTAATGAATTGCTCATTAATAAAGGGAGTTTGTATTTTATTCCTCAGCCTACACCTACTTTGTATAACCAATTTGGCGTAAGGTGTTTTGGTGAAAACTATGTAGCGGCACCTTTTATTGCTAATGTTTTCAGTGTTTCTTATTACGGAGTGATCTATGATATGAGTAATAAACGATTCTTATATATTGATTTTCAGAGAAACGTGAAGAAGTTTAAACCATGGACGGGGGCGACTACGGCTAAATTTGACATGAACAATGTAGGAAAGGAAATGGTTTATGCCGAACATGGTTTTGCTAAGGGATGGTTTTGCGTAATGCAGGATCAGGGGAATCCAAATTCCCGTGAATTGTTTGTGTGTAATTTTGATAAGACCGATGATGGAAACCGAGGGATTGACCGTATCAGCACCATTAGCAATGCTACTGATCTGAATAATGCAAAATTCTTTGCCTTTGGAAATAAGGCCAACGTGATGTACTATGCAACAGATACCAAAATTTACCAGAACAATTATGCTGGTGATTCTCAGTCAACATTACGTTACAACATATCCACATCGTATCCCGGAAGTGTAATTACAAGTATGAAATTATTGAAGGTAAATCTCCATGCCAATGATGGAAAAGTCCTTTATGTTGCACTTTACAATCCTGCAACAAAGGCAGGAACGCTCTTACAAATTGATGTGGATGAAGTAAGCGGTGTTTTTGGAGCAATAAAAGCCTATACCGGCTTTGGAAAAATTTCTGGAATGAACTATAAAACTAATTAG
- a CDS encoding TlpA disulfide reductase family protein — translation MKNPLKHMTTLLGISLLSLQSFAANPYCTVKGKISGLTKDSKIIVAISGGDHGADHLIQQAPIKADGNFSFSLPETVGNQLYDFRIEGIRSAFSFVAEKGEVEISADVKKFYAAEIKGTPENNRWNNYQKFMLQSTMKSNEINMSGNKYSREEKVAFFNKIGAEKKAYVDSLAKNYPNSVVALYLTKGPLMMMKYNEIDAALKVFTPYFAKHPYYIAMKKRADVLRKVAPGAIAPDFNVVQPDGKSKISLSSFRGKYVMLDFWASWCVPCRAENPHTRKVFEKYNSLGLEVISFSLDHEIKPWNEAIAKDGMIWKHASDLVGGVKSPVAQRYGIDGIPAIWIIDPSGKIIAEGLRGEALDKFLESTFASKTKG, via the coding sequence ATGAAAAATCCATTAAAGCATATGACTACCCTATTGGGTATCTCCCTTTTAAGTTTGCAAAGTTTTGCAGCTAATCCTTATTGCACAGTGAAGGGAAAAATCAGCGGATTGACAAAGGACTCCAAAATAATCGTAGCCATTAGTGGGGGCGATCATGGTGCGGATCATCTCATACAGCAGGCTCCGATAAAAGCCGATGGTAACTTTTCATTTTCGCTTCCTGAAACAGTAGGCAATCAATTGTATGATTTCCGGATTGAAGGCATAAGATCCGCCTTCAGTTTTGTAGCAGAAAAAGGCGAGGTGGAAATCTCTGCTGATGTTAAGAAGTTTTATGCTGCCGAAATAAAGGGAACGCCTGAAAATAATCGCTGGAATAACTATCAAAAATTCATGCTTCAATCCACCATGAAAAGCAATGAAATAAATATGAGTGGCAATAAGTATAGTAGGGAAGAAAAAGTAGCTTTTTTTAATAAAATCGGCGCGGAGAAAAAGGCCTATGTGGATTCATTAGCTAAAAATTATCCGAATTCTGTGGTCGCCTTATATCTGACTAAGGGACCATTGATGATGATGAAATACAACGAAATCGATGCCGCTTTAAAAGTTTTTACACCTTATTTCGCTAAACATCCCTATTATATTGCGATGAAAAAGCGTGCTGACGTATTACGTAAAGTGGCACCGGGTGCAATTGCCCCAGATTTTAATGTTGTTCAGCCAGATGGAAAATCTAAAATTTCTCTGTCCTCATTTCGTGGAAAATATGTGATGTTGGACTTCTGGGCTTCATGGTGTGTTCCTTGTCGTGCTGAAAATCCTCATACCAGAAAAGTATTTGAAAAATACAATTCACTTGGTTTGGAAGTGATTTCTTTCTCTTTAGATCATGAAATTAAACCATGGAATGAAGCAATTGCAAAAGATGGTATGATATGGAAACATGCTTCTGACCTGGTAGGTGGGGTAAAATCGCCCGTTGCGCAACGTTATGGCATTGATGGTATACCAGCTATTTGGATTATTGACCCTAGTGGAAAAATTATCGCGGAAGGATTGAGAGGAGAGGCGCTTGACAAATTCCTTGAATCGACTTTTGCATCAAAAACAAAAGGATAA
- a CDS encoding S46 family peptidase has protein sequence MYKKTISKWFLLLVLLLSFTAQLRADEGMWLLALLKQYNAEELKAMGLKIPIEKLTGENEGSLTEAVVAVGSGCTGSLISGSGLVLTNYHCSYGAIQQYISPTNDIFKNGFWAAKQEQELSVGDLAITINKKILDVTAEVKANSQGGADAGSINKSIAAVSQKYQQQHPGYKVLIKPYKNNTLFVLFLQLQYRDVRLVGVPPKNVAKFGGETDNWMWPRQSADFAYFRVYADKNGKPAPYSKNNVPLVVKNYLHISTKGYKKGDFAMSMGYPGLSERNATAAQIWQKTQVLNPPMIAVRAITQSILENEMEKSNAMKQLYAEKYSTSANYYKNAVGMNFWVDKLHILDKKEAYQKNWMNWVAQDETRKAMYANTLQDLKAAIESTARFKRAQTYYAECFNTGSGLTQFFSAFGMGFYAYPEKRNSEGSKNLVLNTRMYYNKMDMAVEKRMAKAMLKIIKDSLPSDLQPEIFALKHLDTDAQIGQYVDEVFKTSVFADSEKLQKWMKNPSGPINNDPIAQLMQSIDKKQGEVSRLAQSNSGKISQIASSYYNSISEFNGGRYYPDADRTVRLSYGTVSDLVLDGKVIPFQTSLSSLIDKANAVNPDYFLNKDLQSLWEKKDFGKYGMNGDMPVCFVTNGDVTGGNSGSPMMNAEGQLIGLVFDCNWESMTREFNFEKDLHKVICVDARYVLLITEKFSGTQRIIGEIEQANRI, from the coding sequence ATGTATAAGAAAACCATTTCAAAATGGTTCCTTCTGCTTGTCCTGTTGTTGTCTTTCACCGCGCAGTTGCGGGCAGACGAAGGGATGTGGTTGTTGGCGCTATTAAAGCAATACAATGCGGAAGAGCTGAAGGCCATGGGCTTGAAGATACCCATTGAAAAATTAACAGGTGAAAATGAAGGATCGCTGACTGAAGCGGTAGTGGCTGTTGGTTCGGGCTGTACAGGCTCTTTGATTTCAGGATCAGGATTGGTGCTTACCAATTACCATTGCTCTTATGGAGCTATCCAGCAATATATTTCGCCAACTAATGATATTTTTAAAAATGGTTTTTGGGCCGCTAAACAGGAACAGGAGCTTTCTGTGGGCGACCTGGCCATTACCATCAATAAGAAAATATTGGATGTAACGGCGGAAGTAAAAGCAAATTCCCAGGGAGGCGCTGATGCTGGCAGTATCAATAAATCGATAGCTGCTGTTTCCCAAAAATATCAGCAGCAGCATCCTGGTTATAAGGTTCTTATTAAGCCTTACAAAAACAATACGCTGTTTGTACTTTTCCTGCAATTACAATACAGAGACGTTCGCCTGGTAGGCGTTCCGCCAAAAAATGTAGCCAAATTTGGTGGCGAAACGGACAACTGGATGTGGCCACGACAAAGTGCAGATTTTGCTTATTTCAGAGTATATGCTGATAAAAATGGAAAACCGGCCCCCTATTCCAAAAATAATGTTCCTTTAGTGGTAAAGAACTATTTACACATTTCAACCAAAGGCTATAAAAAAGGCGATTTTGCGATGTCAATGGGGTACCCGGGATTATCAGAGCGAAATGCTACTGCTGCCCAGATTTGGCAAAAAACACAGGTGTTAAATCCACCGATGATTGCCGTAAGGGCAATAACACAGTCCATTTTGGAAAACGAAATGGAGAAGAGCAATGCCATGAAACAGCTGTATGCGGAGAAGTATTCGACCTCGGCCAATTACTATAAAAATGCTGTAGGTATGAACTTTTGGGTGGATAAGTTGCATATCCTTGATAAAAAGGAAGCTTACCAAAAGAACTGGATGAATTGGGTAGCACAGGATGAGACCAGGAAAGCAATGTATGCGAATACCTTGCAGGATTTGAAAGCAGCTATTGAGTCGACAGCCAGGTTTAAGCGTGCTCAAACTTATTATGCAGAGTGTTTTAATACGGGGAGTGGCCTAACCCAATTTTTTTCGGCCTTTGGCATGGGATTTTATGCCTATCCGGAGAAAAGAAATTCGGAGGGGAGTAAAAACCTGGTGCTTAACACCCGTATGTATTACAATAAAATGGACATGGCTGTCGAAAAACGAATGGCTAAGGCGATGCTTAAAATTATTAAGGATAGTTTGCCTTCAGACCTGCAACCGGAAATCTTTGCCTTAAAGCATCTTGATACTGATGCACAGATTGGCCAATATGTGGATGAGGTATTTAAAACTTCTGTTTTTGCTGATTCTGAAAAATTGCAAAAATGGATGAAAAATCCATCAGGCCCCATCAACAATGATCCGATTGCTCAATTGATGCAATCAATAGATAAAAAGCAAGGAGAGGTGTCCCGCTTAGCGCAATCAAATTCGGGTAAGATTTCTCAAATTGCGAGTTCTTATTACAACAGCATTTCAGAATTTAATGGTGGCAGGTACTATCCTGATGCAGATAGAACCGTCCGTCTTTCTTATGGAACAGTGTCTGACCTCGTGCTGGACGGTAAAGTTATTCCTTTCCAAACTTCCTTAAGCAGCCTGATTGACAAAGCAAATGCAGTTAACCCGGATTATTTTTTAAATAAAGATTTGCAAAGCCTTTGGGAAAAGAAGGATTTTGGAAAATACGGTATGAATGGGGATATGCCAGTTTGTTTCGTCACCAATGGTGATGTTACAGGTGGCAATTCGGGAAGCCCTATGATGAATGCGGAAGGACAGCTTATCGGCTTAGTATTCGACTGTAACTGGGAATCGATGACCAGAGAGTTTAATTTTGAAAAAGACCTGCATAAAGTGATTTGTGTGGATGCGCGTTATGTGCTATTGATCACAGAAAAGTTTTCTGGCACACAAAGAATCATTGGAGAAATTGAACAGGCTAACCGTATATAA
- a CDS encoding alpha/beta hydrolase, whose translation MKKSVKFKALYWDIAADLLFPPNFDETKKYPTIISTHPIGSCKEQTSGNVYGQALADAGFVVLVPDASFQGESGGEPRFIEDPTLRVEDYRYACDYLVTLPFVDHQRIGVLGICGGGGYSISAAKSERRIKAVVSITGVNFGRLSREGFAGYDPIATLEAIAQQRTAEARGTRLRVDGLLPSSVEEGKKAGITDIDVLEATDYYKTPRGAQAHGATSALFSHRSAAVDWDAFSNAETLLTQPLLIVIGDKPGGFGAYRDGQEIYGRAASKKKELVVVEGWSHYDLYDKPEPVKIALDKLIPFYQENL comes from the coding sequence ATGAAAAAGTCAGTAAAATTTAAAGCACTTTATTGGGATATAGCAGCAGATTTACTATTCCCACCAAATTTTGATGAAACAAAAAAATATCCAACCATCATCAGTACACACCCTATCGGAAGCTGTAAAGAGCAGACTTCAGGTAATGTATACGGCCAGGCGCTGGCAGATGCAGGTTTTGTAGTACTGGTTCCCGATGCCTCTTTCCAAGGGGAAAGTGGTGGCGAACCCAGATTTATAGAAGACCCTACTTTACGTGTTGAAGATTACCGTTATGCTTGTGATTATCTCGTAACCCTACCCTTTGTGGATCACCAGCGTATCGGTGTATTGGGGATTTGCGGAGGTGGTGGCTACTCTATCAGTGCTGCAAAATCAGAACGCCGCATCAAGGCAGTGGTAAGCATCACCGGTGTAAACTTTGGTCGCCTTTCCCGTGAGGGTTTTGCCGGATACGATCCAATTGCTACACTTGAAGCGATTGCCCAGCAACGTACTGCCGAAGCTCGCGGAACCAGGTTACGCGTGGACGGACTCTTGCCATCCTCGGTTGAAGAAGGTAAGAAAGCTGGTATTACTGACATTGATGTACTGGAAGCCACCGATTACTATAAAACCCCACGTGGCGCACAAGCACATGGTGCTACCAGCGCCCTGTTTTCTCATCGCTCAGCAGCTGTAGACTGGGATGCATTTAGCAATGCAGAAACACTACTTACACAACCTTTGCTGATTGTGATTGGTGATAAACCCGGTGGTTTTGGCGCCTATCGTGATGGACAGGAAATTTATGGACGTGCAGCTTCCAAAAAGAAAGAACTGGTAGTGGTAGAAGGCTGGTCGCACTACGACCTATATGACAAACCAGAACCTGTAAAGATAGCGCTGGATAAGCTGATCCCATTCTATCAGGAAAATCTCTAA
- a CDS encoding GNAT family N-acetyltransferase produces the protein MELKIRKEVKGDFRTVFELIQNAFQKEELSDHTEQYLVERLRNSDAFVPELSLVAEINNQIIGYILLTKINIVNANTNNHPSLALAPVAVLPAFQGTGIGGRLIEAAHRKAKELGFGSVILLGHESYYPRFGYKPAKEFGIKLPFDVPEANCMAIELTENALQNVSGTVQYPKAFEIE, from the coding sequence ATGGAACTGAAGATAAGAAAAGAAGTAAAAGGAGATTTCAGAACAGTTTTTGAATTGATACAAAATGCTTTCCAGAAGGAAGAATTGAGCGACCATACAGAACAATACTTGGTCGAAAGGTTAAGAAATTCCGATGCATTTGTACCTGAATTGTCCCTTGTTGCCGAAATTAACAATCAAATCATTGGCTATATACTCCTTACAAAGATCAATATCGTAAATGCCAATACTAACAATCACCCATCACTTGCATTAGCTCCTGTTGCTGTGTTACCAGCTTTTCAAGGTACTGGTATTGGTGGGAGGCTAATAGAAGCTGCTCATCGCAAAGCAAAAGAACTAGGCTTTGGCTCTGTTATATTATTAGGACACGAAAGCTACTATCCAAGATTTGGTTATAAACCGGCCAAAGAATTTGGGATTAAATTACCATTTGATGTTCCAGAAGCAAACTGTATGGCAATAGAGTTAACTGAAAATGCATTGCAAAACGTAAGCGGCACTGTTCAATATCCTAAAGCATTTGAAATCGAATAA
- a CDS encoding TlpA disulfide reductase family protein: MKTYCTFFAMLLGSFLNVKAQETEIKGTSKTTKPDFVKLFSVKQGQMVEIASVKPAANGTFDFKFKPTYKGYYLVGFGNANSGTQDKYKLYVQGNDQINLDLTDTSYILKGKNNKENLVLEQWYKTAYKLERKTIYFNRGPRSFKDFFPMLEETVAKSKPFSAGINTGNSDFDRLMRQTIAYDLGYYTLTLLLYPTASKPHEEDFTPYVKNFNADDFLQNEVLLQFPYGLNMLGNLVSFKNKNLGYDFDKNVLSIPNDQLKGDYALTYAGFAKSYNKYKEIVDTYGKYFTRADQKLRAESIEAKNSVYKPGAKAFNFTFPDVNGKLVSLNDFKGKVVLVDVWATWCGPCVKEIPSLKKLEEAFHGKDVAFLSVSVDDQKDKEKWRKFVADEQLGGVQLHAGPGSEVSKNYKISGIPRFMLFDKNGNIIDVDSARPSDPKLKETLNEWLNK; encoded by the coding sequence ATGAAAACATATTGCACATTTTTTGCCATGCTATTGGGTTCCTTTCTTAATGTGAAAGCGCAGGAAACTGAGATTAAAGGGACTTCAAAAACGACAAAACCTGACTTTGTAAAGCTATTTAGTGTAAAACAGGGCCAAATGGTAGAAATTGCTTCGGTAAAGCCTGCTGCTAATGGGACATTTGATTTTAAATTTAAACCTACCTATAAGGGCTATTACCTGGTAGGCTTTGGAAATGCAAATAGCGGCACTCAGGACAAGTATAAGCTGTATGTGCAAGGTAACGATCAGATCAATCTGGACTTGACAGATACATCCTATATCCTTAAGGGTAAAAATAATAAAGAGAATCTGGTATTAGAACAATGGTATAAGACTGCTTACAAGCTGGAGCGGAAAACCATTTATTTTAATAGGGGGCCAAGATCGTTTAAGGATTTCTTTCCCATGTTGGAAGAAACGGTTGCCAAGTCAAAGCCTTTTAGCGCTGGCATCAATACCGGGAATAGTGATTTCGACAGGTTGATGCGTCAAACCATAGCTTATGATCTGGGCTATTATACTTTAACCTTACTGTTATATCCTACGGCCTCTAAACCGCATGAAGAAGATTTTACACCATATGTGAAAAACTTTAATGCTGATGACTTTCTTCAAAATGAGGTGTTGCTTCAGTTTCCCTATGGTTTAAATATGTTGGGGAACCTTGTTTCGTTCAAAAACAAAAACTTAGGCTATGATTTTGATAAAAACGTGCTATCTATTCCAAATGATCAGCTGAAAGGGGATTATGCATTAACTTATGCGGGATTTGCAAAATCATATAACAAGTACAAGGAAATCGTGGATACCTATGGCAAGTATTTTACGAGGGCTGATCAGAAATTGCGTGCTGAATCCATCGAAGCTAAGAACAGTGTATACAAACCTGGTGCTAAAGCATTTAATTTTACCTTTCCTGATGTAAACGGAAAGCTGGTTTCTTTAAATGATTTTAAAGGTAAGGTGGTGTTGGTGGATGTATGGGCAACCTGGTGTGGACCCTGTGTAAAAGAGATTCCTTCCTTAAAAAAACTGGAAGAAGCGTTTCATGGTAAAGATGTTGCATTTTTAAGCGTGTCTGTAGACGACCAAAAGGATAAAGAAAAATGGAGAAAGTTTGTAGCTGACGAGCAATTGGGAGGCGTACAGCTTCATGCGGGACCAGGCTCAGAAGTTTCAAAGAATTATAAAATTTCAGGGATTCCAAGATTTATGCTTTTTGATAAAAATGGTAATATTATAGACGTAGATTCGGCTCGGCCAAGTGATCCGAAATTGAAGGAGACATTAAATGAATGGTTGAACAAATAG